The DNA sequence CAATCACACAGTAAGCTGAAAGCTGAGAAGCTGTTCACTTTTCACTGCTGCAAACAGGTCTATTAGAGCAGCAAATGTCAAGAGGGGGATTCAATCAATTATTTGACCAGTATTGTAGTGCACTCTCTGTCCTAGAGATCTTTGGATTGGACAGATACTTTGAGTGGCAAAGCTAGTGCTCTTCGCTTCAGCACGAGTTGACTGCTCTTTAAGTACTTCATCGGAACGCTAATGCAGCAGCTGTTTTGTGTCAAggaatgcagaggcaggacccaaaataAGAGTTAAAAAGgggatttatttataaaatacaaaaaccaacataaaacttccacaagggggaaaacaaacataaacaacccgtAGGGGAAAACGAACAATCTagggctggggcagagggaaatGGGGAAACAGGACCAACCGGACTGGACAGGGATGGGATGAAGAACAAACAAGACTGACCAACTGGATCACACTAGAcacacaagaccgactggaaaacaatacgaactggcactggacagcaaacacgaggagactaaaataaggAGAGAAATCagcaggttaacaagacagggcaggtgtgactaataaactaataatgggcaaacaaggaggtgggtatgacgtaagacagagaaagacgtggcgatacagaaacaaaacaaagccacgtgctctcacaagacaacaaaacacccgaatggcatgagcgcacatcgccaagacaataaggcaatatacgcccatgccaaccgacaaacaagacgagagaatttgtagcaacaccaaacaaagcgatgccacgcattctcacactaaacgaaacctgagcgtacatcgcgaggcaaacgccgCGCAATGCATGTAACAGGCAACAGAAActagacaggacacctgtgcgagagttcggccacacacaaacctgaaatctcagaccgaagtgactgaacctcagcacaacgtgaagacaacTAGCGACCCGGGCACGCAACGTGAGTGCGACACGAGGCGCACCTGTGTTCGctagagacagacataaactattgacacgggtgcatgctgccaagatgacataagcgcgatgcacccatgtcaataacagacagacatggagcatgagtgtccggatcccgacacaggccgaaaccaaaccagacaggaagtcaggacccagacaccatacttcagacatgaaacaagacagactgaagagcgcacggcagggaataaaaccgaaaccgtgcgctcacacaaagacagacaatgaaacataaGACAGACATgagacgatgatgccacggtcttGTCAgaaaaaaacccagactgacagtgacaggaccgtgacagtttTGACCTTGTTAGCGCATGTTTTGTTTCACACAGCGTTTGATCTAAGCTAATCTAAATTTGTGATCTATGTACTGTAGTTGCCATGAAGAACAACAAATCTTTGTTGGGTTGTAATGTAATCCGCTTAATGTGTTTAATAAATCCTTTAATCACAAttagtttgtgtgtgcatgccaGCAACTACTTATTTTCCCCATTGTTAGTAATAGCTGGCATCTAATCAAATAGATATGATTAGCTGGAAAGATGATTTCTTATTCTCTCAATCTTTCTTTTGTAGAGCGTATAAATCATGTGGTCCAGGAGGACCTCCTCATGTCAAGATTGTAGTAGAGTGGGACAAAGAGACCAAGGAATAGTAAGTAAAAGAGTACTTCTGTTTTATATAGTggacccaaaaattatttggtcaattaagtcacacttaaaaatgtattattaaaattgcattaaatgacaaaatatcacTCCAAgtgatgtttgttttttaaaaaaagaaagtgcaAGAACAATttgcaagcaaaacatttcacaaaaagaaatttGTTAGGTTTACTGTTCAAATAGTTTGTTAGATATGCTTTTTTAtgacttcttttcctgtcaaaatgcatgtaGTTCCTTCGTAGaacagaaaacaatatgtaacaatgttttattaacattttaagtgTTCTTTAAGTGTATTTAAGTGTTCCTTTgtataaagaaagaaatgcactgactccagccaggtctcctaagcaaccaaatttgcctggttgctaaggagggtagagtcacatggggtaacctactcgtggtcgtgataagtggttctcgctctcaatggggcgcgtggtaagttgtgcgtggatcgcggagagtagcatgagcctccacatgcggagtctccgcggtgtcatgcacaacgagtcacgtgataagatgcttggattgactgtctcggaagtggaggcaactgagacttgtcctctgccacctggattgaagtgaataaccgcgccaccacaaggacctactaagtagtgggaattgggcattccaaattgggagaaaaggggataaaattaaaaataaataaaagaaatgcacaaaaaaaggcacaaattcaaataacattaaacgTTTAAATCTAAGTGGGAGCCTTATTGAAAACATATTGAAAAAAGTCTAGGTTGAGTATTTATTGCACTGAGCATTACATTTCTTAAACCCTCATCTTTCACAATATTCATCGTGGCCGTCCAATTTGCTACGGCAATCGTGAAGTCACATTAACATGATTCACActgttttgaactccacatgaaaagtgcttgcagtcagagaacgtcttgttttgcttttagcgctggcactgcaGAAGTAAATGATACTTTACCCAGATTGTTCGGTAAGACGAAAGCACAAAGTTGATGCTTCACTTAAGCAAGTCATGTGAATGCAGCCTTTCAcaggtcccatctgggtttgttttgtccAAAAATAtgattaagaggtcctttctccattgcTTGATCACTTACTACATTTACATGTAAGCCAATACTCCGATTATTGCAATACTCAGGAATATAAAGAATAATCAGATTAAGATTACATCAATCCCGTTTACATGCTACTtttcattactctgattatttgctgagaaatgtgatgttttaatgttttttatcaattcatatttattacaaaaaactaCTTGTTGAAAATATGTCTTAAACTACTGCTTGGCATATAGAACATTttcagtcagtttgtgagtctttttgattttattttgtattaaagttTAAGTGTCCACAGAGACTAAATAAATGTGCTGCATAAGCCATGGTAGAGGGTAGGATATGTACTTGACTGGTCTGGTTAAAGATATTGTGAGCAGTATGTGTTCTGATTCCCTGCAGTCTGTTtggacacactgaggaagagtaCATCCCTGATGCTGAGAGTGTGTATCTGCACAGAGAGCAGCACCATCAGCCACAGGCCTGCACCCTCGCTCAGTGCTTCCAGCTCTACACCAAAGAGGAGCAGGTAACAATCGGGGAGTCACGATGACCAACTAGTTGTCCAGCAACTGACTAGTCAACTATTGAGGTCGACAAGTTGGCATAATTTGAAAAATTTTtatgaattttcagaatttcatACAATTCTGTACCATAGCATTCTCACTAGGGGACTCAGTCGACTAGTCAATATTCAAACTCGTGCATGCTGAAGTTTTAAACTTGTTAAAGAGTCATCTCGCATTCCCTTATTTCTTTCAATTTTTCAGGAGCTGCCTTTGTGGACACAAATGTGCAGATTACTCTGTTTCTGCTGTCAGTGCTGTTTTAAAATTGttagttttgtttctgtttttttacaAGTACATCTTTAACCCTGGAATGGCTCCACACAGCGTATAAATATACACTGTGGTTAGCCAGAGCTGGCCTCGGACAGTTAAAGAAGGATTTGGAACTGGCTGGGTTTTAAGGAAAATGAAGGCACAGCCAGATTTGTAAACGTAAAACCCTTCTCTCTTGTGTCTGATTTTCtctatggcttctctccagttgGCCCCAGACGATGCCTGGCGCTGCCCTCACTGCAGGCAGCTGCAACAGGGGCGGATCAAACTCAGCCTGTGGACCCTGCCTGATGTTCTCATTCTACACCTCAAGAGGTTTAGACAGGTAATGTACCAATCAAATCACTTCCAGAGTTGTGTGCCATTCAGAACTGAATTGAGAgtactttttaacattttaattaattcctgaatttgaatttaGGTAGCAAACGGAATGCAGAattaattcaaatttgaatttatgAAAGTAGAATAAAGTAGAATAAAAATAGATAGAAattcaaaaaaaatgtattatcagTAGTTTcaaatttttaattaatatttattttaataaagttattTGAGAACAAAGTGGTGGATATTTTGTGCTGTATGTCAAgattaaaatctgttttgatggCTTTTAATTGTTTTGACAGTACTGAATTTAGTTTTCTGCACATCAGGGAATAAATTGgcataatttgtcaaaattaaTAATGTATGTTTTGTAGCAAAAATACTGAAGtgttggactaatgaaattcctCTGTCAATTTCGAAGgaattttaattcagtaaattacGCTTTTTAATACAAATTCCGGTTTAACATCCTTAGAGACATGGCCAATTCAGTTCAAAGTCCAATACAAGAACTGAAATGAAGctaattcttaaattctgaattttgctcaACCCTGATCCCTTCACTAAGTTCTAATGTAGAATGATAAAAAATCTGGGCTGCAACTAAAAAGCTGTATGTTCGAACCCCACCAGGAGGTGATCTGTTaactatcaccattgtgcccATGAGTAACACTCTGTAATAAATgtactttgaataaaagtgtctgctaaactGCTACCTACCTACTACTTACTAATGTGTACATTGTCCTCTAGGAAGGGGACAGGAGAGTTAAGATGCAGAACATGGTGAGATTTCCTTTGATTGGAATGGATATGGCACCCCATGTAGTGAAGAGAAGCCAGAGCAGTTGGAGTCTACCCTCCCACTGGTCGCCATGGAGACGACCTTATGGACTTGGCCGTAACCCAGACGACTACCTTTACGACCTGTATGCTGTGTGTAATCATCATGGCAACATGCATGGAGGGCATTACACAGGTAAGAAGTACCAGAAGCCAGTGTTGCAGTACTCAAGACCAGATTTTaatggtcttggtcttgtcatggactcgggAGAATTTGGACTATCTTGATTCGTGCTGTGTCTGAACTGCCCagtatccactatatagtgcactatttcgggtgtccgccgttttgtaggagtgtctgaattctgagtgagccactcgttccctacttttgttcactcattcttacccacaatgcactctaattttgagtgcacatttgatgtacactcagcaacagttaattgcccataatctaccgtggggaagacgtacgagctgggagagGGAGCACGTGCAGGAGAGAGAGCGCGAGTGAGCAAGCGGGTGAGAGAGtatactgcttccttcactcctgcaatgttttatttcatgctgaatgtattcaattactttttgacaaatcattacttgattaaaataacaataaaatatagagaggcaaaacatacatttttaaatgtactctttatttatattttatacagaattttgccattaagctgaagaattctttatttactaaataattcactgaggtgatattattttaactcaggagactgcacacagtggaaatgataattctgtggatgatttaaatattcggttataacatgtaggttatgataactttCGTGCTGTTTATGGTCAGATGAGGGTGCTATGCGCCCAGaaacgctacccagcttgtattggagtttaaagatactaaaatataacaaataaataaaataatgtacatttgataaaatgtgtttactctttatattaacatacagtgtatatatatatatatacagtacacgcTGCAGCAATTTTGGGAATTCGCTCCTGCTTTTAAAAGCGATTGTCACTCCcgaaactttgtagtgtgtacgtggcctTAGCCAAGAGTTAAATGAATGCTgcacatactgaagaaaatgaaaaaatactTTTCTGAATTTCATCGTAATTGAAcggtttggtgttgtttttgccataaaaacaaaacagcttgAGGTTTCTGTGCCTACCCCGAGATTAAATCTTGTAGGCTGAAGTAAACATAAATGCTTACTTAACTTACAATGAATGGAATATAGTGCAATTGAGGAAATCGTACATTCACATACTGTGTTTACAGGATGCCaaatttaatacattattgtacaatttatgtccattttatttaaagtacaataatactgtattttatatagCAGAAAAAATTTATACTTTACTTACAATGAATGAAATATTATAATACACAGTAGCTGGTAGTCTGTATTGCCATGCAAAGCCACATAGGCACCTTGTgcctttaattttattatttttttactgacattttaacactgatgtaataacattttgtttACCTAACCTAGgatgtggcatttatttatttttttattctcgactggtaatattgtttaaccaacataagcTAAAGCAAATAACATATGAGGTATATTTGATATATGTGCCTAGATAAATTTAGTCTCATGCACTGAATGTTTAACACATTCATTAAGATTGCAGAGGTCTATATGAGTCTTGTCTCACACTCTGCCTCTTTTGGTCTCGGACCACTCGGACTTGAccctctggtcttggtcttgactcaacCTACTCTGGTCTTGGCCTGGACTCGGATGAAATGGTCTCAACTATAACATTGCCAGAAGTTGCAGTGTTagcatttatttgaaaatgttattCTCATAGGCCTTTTGATTGGTGCATTTGATTAACATGGCAATTTGCGTAATTTACTCCAACAGCTTACTGTAAGAACTCCATTGATGGCCAGTGGTATTGCTTTGATGACAGTGAAGTTCAGCCTATAGCTGATGAAGATGTTTGCCAGCAGACTGCATACATTCTGTTCTATCAAAGGAGGACAACTATTCCCTCCTGGTCAGCAAACAGCTCCGTTGCAGGTGACTCTTGTTCCTTATTGGGTTTTTGGTTGACACAGTTTGCTAAGTCATTTGTCTTTTTAATCTAGAGGGGTTCTGAAGGTGCTGGCGTATGAACCGAGTGGCCCTCTTTTTCCAGACCAATGAAAGCCCTTATTGTTAGCATGACACCTTCTAATAAACTTTTGATACATCCTGATAAAATGTATGAAGCTTATGATAGGATGAACATTTATGGCCTCTTTGCTCATCGGCTgtatgttgttgctgttgttttttgttttgttttttcaagtagttacatttaaaaagacatATATTGGAAAACAGGGTATTCCTTGTTCTTTTGAAATAAGAGTCTGATGTGCTACTCTCATTCACAATGCAAAAGCCCTCCCCAGTCCACCCAGACTGTTTGTGAAAATTAAGCTAAGATTCATTCAGAAATTGCCATGGTATTAATGTTATAACCATGAGCACATTAACATATGATCGTCCATGTTTACATTTTAACAGCTATCTGGTATTCAACAATGAATGGCAGTGTAAACCACACCAGTAGTTTTCACATGCAAAGCGTAGCCAATTATAACATGGGCCATTTCCACACAGAAACCACGAAGGTACAGTCCACTTAGCCTGCTTAATTtaaagggtcagaatgagggttgaAAATAATCATGTAAAACTATATGGCATCTTTTTTCATATATGAAACcttcactaacattataagtggactttagagaaaaaggaattaaatgttatagaagtgtaggatatggcccctttaaatgaATCCtcctttatacttttttttttttgttgttgaagatTCTAACATTGTATTTCTCTGTAAAACATTTTCAGGCTCCACCAGCTCATCTTTATGTGAACACTGGGTAAACCGGCTCCCAGGCAGCAGGCCACCTAGCCTGGCCTCTGGAGCCTCCTCCAGACGTACATCCCTGATCTCTTTGGCTGAGTCAGTGGAGTTTCCCTGTGATCGCAGTGAAGACGATGGTGAGGAACATTGTTATGCCTCTCAATTCTAAAGTAGATGTTCATCTTTCCAGTTTCTTTACTATGTAAATATTTAGAAGCATATTAGTAGCATATTTTGCCTTCATCTTTCTTGTGTCCTGTTGTTCTGTGTATTGTCCAGTGTTTTACTCTTGCCTTTCTTTATTATGTCTTCTCTCTCTTGTAGCTTTAGCGCTTACTAACACAGGATCTCCCGCCTTGCTCAGTTAAGAAAAAACTGCATGCCAATGCACTTTTCATTCTGTCTGGTATAAGCGCATTAGTTTAAATATCTCTGTTCATTTTTTAAGGAGGATTCTCAACGCGGCCCTTTGTGAGGAGCATTCAACATCAGAGCTTGTCGTCCAGATCGTCAGTCACCAGCCCTCTGGCTTTCAGTGAAAACGGGATGAAACCCTCCTGGTCCTTGTCGACTAAACTGCAGATTAGATCCAACTCACCCTCACGATTCTCTTTGGACTCTCGCTCTTCCCCTCCTCTAGAGAGGATAGGAGAAGCTTGTGACGACAAGGTGTCCACATCTTGCTTCGGCAGAGACAGCAGACATGAGCGTCAACCCAGCAGTAAGGCCCCGCTGGCTATGATGGAGGGTAATGGTAGTGATGAGAGCAATGGAAAACACATCCCAGATGAGGCCTATTGCAGAGCTCCAGTACAGGCTGACAGGAAAAGCTCTAAAAGTGAACCCGTTGACAACAACAACCAGATTCATGCTGTGGATCGGAACAGGATTGGAATGCTCTCCAAAGATCAGAAGCATAAGATCTCTGGATCGGTTCAGAATGCAGAAGGGTCCACAAGCATAAAGAGCTCCACCAAGACCAAGGGCGACCAGGAGAAGCCCTCTAAGAAGCGCCATAGCACCTCGTCTGTAACAAAGTCTCCTTCCTCCCATGTGTCTTCCAGCCCTCAAGCGAAGGGCACCAAAATGACCAATCAAAAAGAGAAGAGCGATTCTCCCAAAATTACCAAGGGTGTACCTTCAGGAACTCCAAGAAAGAAAGAGTCTTCGCAGGCACAGGAGTCTCCAGTGTCTGGAGGCACAAAGGAGAAGCCGTCTCTGACCTCCACGCCTCAATCCTCTGCTTCGCCATCACCTACAGCCAAGAAAAGCTCCTCTGTGTCTGATAGGAACTCTGTCTCTGGCAAGAAGTTGGTGGAAAGGGGCTCCAGAAAGGACCTGGCGCACATCACCAGTCCCCTGGCAGACAAGTCCAGAGTCAGTGCCACCCCTCGGACATCCCAGCCTAAAAGTGCAGAGGGAAGTCGGCCAGAGAGGAAACCAGTGCGAAGCTCCAGCAGTAGTTCCTCAGTTACAAGCCTGCGTTCCCCAAGTGTCTCCTCGAGAGATCTCAGACGCAGCAGCAAGTCTGAGGACAAGGGACTCTCATTCTTCAAGAGCGCGCTTCGGCAGAAAGAGACTCGCCGGTCGGCCGACCTGGGCAAGACCACCATTCTCACCAAGAAGGCTGCTGAGAGGACAGCCAAGTCCAGCAGCCGGTATAAACTCAACAGTGCCGACAATTGTGAGAGCAACTCCTCCCAGCAGGTCTCTCCAGAGCCATGCTCCAGCAAGGCCGCCAAAGAGGATAAAGAGTCCTTAAAAACTTCAACCCCTGTCAAAAGCTCTCTCTTACCAGTAGGCAAGTCAAAGTCTTCCAATTCTGAGACTAGTCTTCAGTCTCCCATCAATGGGAAGAAGCCACTTGAAAAGATGGCATCCTCTAGAAAGTTTTCTTCCAGCATGCAATCCTCCGCACGGCCAACATAGACACCTCAATGACAATTTTAATAGCGGTTTCATTATTTTCTGTAATGCAGCTATTTTTTGATGTGCCTAAGAAGAATATAAATCTAAAGGATATAGTATATACCTGTATTTTACTTTTTTCTCAAAGTATGTAAATTATCGGAAGCGCCTTTCTATCTGCCATGGGACCAAAATGTTGCCTCTGGCAAGGTATGTACATGAATCTACTACTGTTCACGACTCCGAATAGGAATGTTTTAACCTAGCACTTTGTACATATTTTTCTCTCTCAAATAATGCTTAAATGTAACGGATGATATGTAATATACTTTTTGACTTGTTACTGTTCTTAGGGCAAGTCACttataatgaaattcaaatcttGCGATATATTCCTTGGAGTACTGTACCAATTCGCTCCACTTTTAGACCTGGTGCTATTTAAAGTCCAGTGTTCCCCTGGCACTGATACAGTATAAGATTGAGAAGAGTTGAGGCCAAAGGATACTTCTGTTTATCACGTGCCAGCTATGTGTGCAAGATACACATTTTCTCATCAACACAATATGCACGGACTGTCAGTatgcagcctagtttttctagacacggACAGTTTGAGTCTTGGCATGTTGTCGGGGTATATGTTGAATGAGCACTCGACTATATGCGAGACGGAATGGCTAGCGGTAAAACGAAGTATACCCTTGCCTCTATGTCACAAAAGCAGAATCTGAAACTGTAGGCTATCTGGGGTTTTAGCAATGAACAATCTCATTggtacttctcaaaacttgcttTCCAACACCAACTATGTCCTTTTGTACTCAAGAGTTGTTACAAATGTTTAAGTAGCATTACTGCCTATAGAAATGTGTGCAACAACGCCAACTATAGACCGATAGCTGAATTGTTGCTGAATGAATGTGATCTTTCGAATGGTAAGTTAGTGGAGGACAATCTTCTAAACTCGCTCTGTTTTGTTTATTCCAACAAAATTCTGTGTTATCTCCTTATCTAGATATTAATGGAGACGGTGTAAACCCTGCATgatgtttgtatattttttttgtctttataatGAAAATTTGAAAGCCACATTGTCATACTTTTCCATTTCATGCCCGCCAAATCCATTGCCATCATTGAATTGCAGTTTTCATTTGGCTTGTTTTGAACTGGGGTCAAACCTTCTTGTGATGGTTTTTATTTCCGTATGTATCTGTGGACAACCAGTGCAAtagttttcaaaacttttttggagaaaatttaTATTGACTTCTCTATTCGAGAAACACATTGAgttaaatattaatgttttagAAAGAATGTTTTAAAGATTAATACTGTGCATATGCAATAGAAAtaagaaaacatttaattaagGTATATCATAAATGAATGTTATGCCTCACCACAACAATggggacattttatttttttttgttcaagATTGTTAGTGTCTGGAATAATATCTGAATGAAACTGTCCTGCAGAAAGTTCTTTATGTTGCTTGCTTGTGTAGCACCATACAGTTCACCAAAATATATAGATTTCTTTCTCCAGTAAGCTAGTACAAGCTCATTCAGACTAATTCTAAATATTATTTACGAAAGTAGAAAGGTAAGGATATTAGAATAGCAGGTCATTAGAATATTGTTGCATCTAATGGTGTCATTACGTCCACCACTATTTAGCTTGTCCTGTAATTAAAGCATTAATCCAAGCTGTGCTGATGCCACTGTTGAAGCATTCTCATTTTCATGCTGCCGTTTGGTCTCAGAAACGCAACCTTATTTCTCAGCACACTTGATACtaaaatagatgagtctttaagaATGAAccttttttatctgtttgttttatttgcgATGAGCCCATATTATATTGTGCGTGTGCACTGAAAATATATTTGTGGAAAAAAGCAGTATTGCATGATTACATTAACACATGCAATTAACTATGCAAGTGACTGTTGCTAAACAAAACAAGTCTGGTTatcaat is a window from the Myxocyprinus asiaticus isolate MX2 ecotype Aquarium Trade chromosome 13, UBuf_Myxa_2, whole genome shotgun sequence genome containing:
- the LOC127450767 gene encoding ubiquitin carboxyl-terminal hydrolase 31-like, with amino-acid sequence MIERGDALNTSSMSSKASSKEKKSGFSKKLFRRGSVRSVGSFMSRVLKTLSTLSHFGSELHAAEGDKDDGGFTAFKNEGKGSVASDESDCGGFLPKDKVPGVAGLKNHGNTCFMNAILQCLSNTELFAEYLALEQYRGDQTDDEKPKTNGVVQRKGDPDRRDVTEQLSGLVRALWTFEYTPQHSREFKNAVARSALQYRGNAQHDAQEFLLWLLDRVHEDLNHIVHPNSRSSVKPPIEEDDGALEGPSPPLSAGSFVQELFQAQYRSSLTCPHCQKQSNTFDPFLCISLPIPLPHTRPLYVTVVYQGKYSHCMRIGVAVPLNSTVSRLREAVSRETKIPPDQFVLTEMYYDGFHRSFCDDDDDLDIIQESDSVFAFETPETFRLENIRSKRGSLLANLNQNNLKYGAENSRTPSFLQGAMNPASPNKNTGSDKMILLICNRACTGHQGRRFGLPFVLYLERTVTWDVLQKEILEKMRHLLRPEVYIQVGPFSLRVVGVVGITYLLPQEEQPLCHPTVERAYKSCGPGGPPHVKIVVEWDKETKEYLFGHTEEEYIPDAESVYLHREQHHQPQACTLAQCFQLYTKEEQLAPDDAWRCPHCRQLQQGRIKLSLWTLPDVLILHLKRFRQEGDRRVKMQNMVRFPLIGMDMAPHVVKRSQSSWSLPSHWSPWRRPYGLGRNPDDYLYDLYAVCNHHGNMHGGHYTAYCKNSIDGQWYCFDDSEVQPIADEDVCQQTAYILFYQRRTTIPSWSANSSVAGSTSSSLCEHWVNRLPGSRPPSLASGASSRRTSLISLAESVEFPCDRSEDDGGFSTRPFVRSIQHQSLSSRSSVTSPLAFSENGMKPSWSLSTKLQIRSNSPSRFSLDSRSSPPLERIGEACDDKVSTSCFGRDSRHERQPSSKAPLAMMEGNGSDESNGKHIPDEAYCRAPVQADRKSSKSEPVDNNNQIHAVDRNRIGMLSKDQKHKISGSVQNAEGSTSIKSSTKTKGDQEKPSKKRHSTSSVTKSPSSHVSSSPQAKGTKMTNQKEKSDSPKITKGVPSGTPRKKESSQAQESPVSGGTKEKPSLTSTPQSSASPSPTAKKSSSVSDRNSVSGKKLVERGSRKDLAHITSPLADKSRVSATPRTSQPKSAEGSRPERKPVRSSSSSSSVTSLRSPSVSSRDLRRSSKSEDKGLSFFKSALRQKETRRSADLGKTTILTKKAAERTAKSSSRYKLNSADNCESNSSQQVSPEPCSSKAAKEDKESLKTSTPVKSSLLPVGKSKSSNSETSLQSPINGKKPLEKMASSRKFSSSMQSSARPT